The Legionella sp. PATHC032 genome has a window encoding:
- a CDS encoding DUF6282 family protein, protein MFSPEKFKFIDIHYHAAPDLYIRRRNVIGAGRLYHSLYGAVVLKSHIGSTGVQATIAQEMGLPVFPSVVLNHINGGINYRAVIRALSEYQPLFSGKMIVDFPTITGRKLQSKLSRELTHDNVKQYTQQGETLFGSKQQLRKEVIDILKMTRDYPIVLTSGLASRDEIYRLIDACNQYDVPSLLLSQPSNPLTGLKFTELNELIKNEWLWVEQTALTFILGYQDKQDFSQVLTHLPRVIYSSDLGQPSQMDIPEWLHFSKKIFNELHLSAKRMEELILSNAVTLLNL, encoded by the coding sequence GTGTTTTCGCCTGAAAAATTTAAATTCATAGACATACACTACCATGCCGCCCCTGATCTTTATATTCGTCGCAGAAATGTAATTGGAGCGGGAAGATTGTATCACTCTTTATATGGTGCGGTCGTTTTAAAAAGTCATATTGGCAGCACTGGTGTTCAGGCAACTATTGCGCAAGAAATGGGTTTGCCCGTTTTTCCTTCTGTTGTGTTAAATCATATCAATGGAGGAATAAATTATAGAGCGGTTATCCGTGCCTTGAGTGAATATCAACCTCTTTTTTCGGGTAAAATGATTGTTGACTTCCCAACCATCACAGGTCGTAAACTTCAATCAAAACTATCAAGAGAATTAACTCACGATAATGTAAAACAATATACTCAACAGGGTGAAACATTGTTTGGATCAAAACAACAACTACGCAAAGAAGTGATAGATATTTTAAAAATGACCCGGGACTACCCTATTGTTTTAACCTCAGGTCTTGCCTCGAGAGATGAGATTTATAGACTGATTGATGCCTGTAATCAATATGATGTTCCTTCATTATTATTAAGCCAACCATCTAATCCTTTAACCGGTTTAAAATTCACCGAACTCAATGAATTGATTAAAAATGAATGGTTATGGGTGGAACAGACTGCCTTAACTTTTATTCTTGGGTACCAAGACAAACAAGATTTTTCTCAAGTATTAACTCATCTCCCTCGAGTCATTTACAGCTCGGATTTAGGACAACCCAGTCAAATGGATATTCCTGAATGGCTGCATTTCTCAAAAAAAATATTTAATGAATTGCATTTATCCGCAAAGCGCATGGAGGAGCTGATTCTCTCCAATGCCGTCACATTACTCAATTTATAA
- a CDS encoding class I SAM-dependent methyltransferase: MTSTYILNTNDKARERLSLQHQLYAKSSLDLLAEIGFPRKMTALEIGCGSGDMTLELAKLIGPEGALLTMDLSPDQLDYTQQRTRAYSNIRFKLWDVNHLSDLGEKFDLIYCRMVLHHVADARSVILQMKNCLNSGGFIVCEEPSLFDSTFCSPPSSAYDQFTQWAKSCFSKSNRDVQVAHRLEQEFSSCGLEIKHCSLFQPLLRTHKEKLIYSMALDDLTPRLLELGIAKREEIEQLHDELEDLAKTNSTMCWIRMHRIIAKRSE, from the coding sequence ATGACCAGCACTTACATTTTAAATACTAATGACAAGGCAAGAGAGCGCCTTTCTCTGCAACATCAATTGTATGCCAAAAGCAGCTTGGATTTACTTGCTGAGATTGGGTTTCCAAGGAAAATGACTGCTCTGGAGATAGGGTGTGGCTCCGGTGATATGACGCTCGAATTAGCCAAATTAATTGGCCCGGAGGGCGCTTTACTTACTATGGATTTGAGTCCGGATCAATTAGATTATACCCAACAACGAACCAGAGCCTACAGCAATATACGGTTCAAGTTATGGGATGTTAATCATCTTTCCGATTTGGGGGAAAAGTTTGACTTGATATATTGTCGAATGGTTTTGCATCATGTGGCTGATGCCCGTTCTGTCATTCTTCAAATGAAAAATTGTCTTAATTCTGGCGGTTTCATTGTATGTGAAGAACCTTCTTTATTTGATTCTACATTTTGTTCACCTCCCTCGTCAGCCTATGATCAGTTTACTCAGTGGGCTAAATCATGTTTTAGCAAAAGCAATCGGGATGTTCAGGTCGCCCATCGATTGGAGCAAGAGTTTTCATCCTGTGGTTTAGAAATAAAGCATTGTTCCTTATTTCAACCCTTGCTCAGAACTCACAAAGAAAAACTAATCTATTCAATGGCGCTTGATGATTTGACCCCCCGGCTTTTAGAGCTTGGTATAGCTAAAAGAGAGGAAATTGAACAATTACATGATGAGCTTGAGGACTTGGCGAAAACAAATTCTACCATGTGCTGGATTAGAATGCATAGAATAATAGCCAAACGTAGTGAATAA
- the icmV gene encoding type IVB secretion system protein IcmV, translated as MKKKSGSRIVRVFTRIINVRKWFDWDRMKSLTLYLVNGIKRLFIPQEPTHVESFDEAASKLKLSEADLIIKQKALFRLSMIMVIAAFMLLIYTGYQFLYGSWKATIISLVVVMIALVLAFRYHFWYYQIKQRKLGCTVKEWYRQGLLGEKE; from the coding sequence ATGAAAAAGAAATCAGGATCAAGGATCGTAAGAGTTTTTACAAGGATTATTAATGTTCGCAAATGGTTCGATTGGGACAGAATGAAGTCATTGACCTTATATTTGGTCAATGGCATTAAGCGGTTATTCATACCTCAGGAACCAACCCATGTGGAATCATTTGATGAAGCAGCCAGTAAATTAAAATTGAGTGAAGCTGATTTGATCATCAAACAAAAAGCCTTATTCAGACTAAGTATGATTATGGTTATCGCTGCTTTTATGCTACTTATTTATACAGGTTATCAATTTTTATACGGTTCATGGAAAGCTACAATAATAAGCTTGGTTGTGGTTATGATCGCATTGGTACTAGCCTTTCGTTATCATTTTTGGTACTACCAGATTAAACAACGTAAATTGGGATGTACCGTTAAAGAATGGTACAGGCAGGGGTTATTGGGTGAGAAAGAATGA
- a CDS encoding dienelactone hydrolase family protein, protein MLVTKEVEYEDGETVCKGFIAYHSSVSKPLPCVMVAHDWGGRGEGACNKARQLAGMGYIGFAIDMYGNAKLGKDKAEKRALMTPFRENRGKLITRINAAFNKVVQLPEVDSEKVAAIGYCFGGLCVLDLIRSGAPLKGVVSFHGVLLPLEGESNKSLNAKVLILHGYDDPLVPIEQVNQFAIEMTERKVDWQVHAYGQTAHSFTDPSANDDEMGLHYNKLADQRSWQSTQLFLQELFACNK, encoded by the coding sequence ATGTTAGTCACGAAGGAAGTGGAATATGAGGACGGTGAGACTGTATGCAAAGGTTTTATTGCCTATCATTCCAGTGTCTCAAAACCATTACCTTGTGTCATGGTTGCTCATGATTGGGGGGGGCGTGGAGAGGGAGCTTGTAACAAAGCGAGGCAGCTTGCTGGCATGGGGTATATTGGATTCGCTATAGACATGTATGGAAATGCCAAGCTAGGTAAGGATAAGGCAGAGAAAAGAGCTTTAATGACTCCTTTCAGAGAAAATAGAGGGAAGTTAATCACTCGTATAAATGCGGCCTTCAACAAAGTGGTGCAGTTGCCTGAAGTGGATAGTGAGAAAGTGGCTGCTATTGGCTATTGTTTCGGTGGTTTGTGCGTATTGGACTTGATACGTTCCGGGGCACCACTTAAAGGAGTTGTCAGTTTTCATGGGGTATTATTACCTTTGGAGGGTGAGAGTAATAAGTCATTAAATGCGAAAGTATTGATATTACATGGTTATGATGATCCCTTAGTACCAATTGAGCAAGTTAACCAGTTCGCTATTGAAATGACGGAAAGGAAAGTGGACTGGCAGGTTCATGCTTATGGCCAAACAGCTCATTCGTTTACTGACCCTAGTGCGAATGATGATGAAATGGGACTGCATTACAATAAATTAGCAGATCAACGATCCTGGCAAAGCACTCAATTGTTTTTGCAAGAGTTATTTGCATGCAATAAATGA
- a CDS encoding isocitrate/isopropylmalate family dehydrogenase has translation MKPIDPIKIAVLAGDGIGVEVTEAALPVFGVFDVPVILNYGDIGWEFWKKEGTAIPSRTWQLIASSDTVLLGAITSKPQREAKQELSNALKKSNPYYVSPVIQLRQGLDLFANVRPCFSIDEQSKPFNFCIIRENSEGLYCGFDYFPLPKAIHSLLAESQHWQTIPADEASCALRLQSKSGLTRLFDFAFNHAMQTGMHRVTLADKPNVLRESGEFTRKIFESTAQRYPKIQADILNVDAVALWLIKSPEKFGVIVAENMFGDILSDVGAGVMGGLGLAPSANIGDKGSYFEPVHGSGPRMRKNCANPSAMFLTISMLLNHFGYPDQAKKIVNAVMQVIKEKRFITYDLGGHATTTDMANAVIEHCARLNASCLSRDLNPTPKENLIESDTMRSLLQQLINCNSAEISDALDACGIKGGLLNIKPLSQGMKIIGPAYTIQYLPREKKGTAFHNAANYIDKVPRHSVIVIDNNGQIDCTVWGDLLTHTALRNNIMGTVVHGAVRDVESIRSTNYPVFCTGIYMCSGKNRVYKANEQCPLSINGVTINPGDIIFADDNGVLVIPNDHLQEVMNKAIAIRLTEERIKTAIASGSTLEQAREDYYYEQPWLGINKKRES, from the coding sequence ATGAAACCCATTGACCCCATAAAAATTGCTGTATTAGCAGGTGATGGCATAGGGGTTGAAGTGACTGAAGCAGCACTTCCTGTTTTTGGAGTCTTTGATGTTCCTGTAATCTTGAATTATGGTGATATTGGCTGGGAATTTTGGAAAAAAGAAGGAACAGCAATACCCTCCAGAACATGGCAATTGATAGCGTCCTCTGACACCGTTTTACTAGGAGCGATTACCAGCAAGCCGCAACGTGAAGCCAAACAGGAATTAAGCAATGCGCTTAAAAAGAGCAACCCTTATTATGTTTCTCCCGTCATTCAATTAAGACAAGGTTTGGATCTTTTTGCGAATGTTCGTCCCTGTTTTTCCATTGATGAGCAATCAAAGCCGTTTAATTTTTGTATCATTAGGGAAAATAGCGAAGGATTGTATTGCGGATTTGATTATTTTCCTTTACCAAAAGCTATACATAGTTTATTAGCAGAAAGCCAACATTGGCAAACGATTCCAGCCGATGAAGCAAGTTGCGCATTAAGATTGCAATCAAAATCCGGTTTAACCCGTTTATTTGATTTTGCCTTTAATCATGCCATGCAAACCGGCATGCATAGAGTCACTTTGGCAGATAAACCAAATGTTCTTAGAGAAAGCGGCGAATTTACCAGGAAAATTTTTGAAAGCACAGCCCAAAGATACCCGAAAATCCAGGCGGACATACTCAATGTCGATGCCGTAGCATTATGGTTGATAAAAAGCCCAGAAAAATTTGGAGTAATCGTCGCGGAAAATATGTTTGGTGATATTTTATCCGACGTCGGAGCTGGAGTCATGGGGGGATTAGGCCTTGCACCCAGTGCCAATATTGGCGATAAAGGGAGTTATTTTGAGCCAGTACATGGAAGCGGGCCAAGAATGAGAAAAAATTGTGCCAATCCATCGGCTATGTTTTTAACGATTAGCATGCTGTTAAATCATTTTGGTTATCCTGACCAAGCAAAAAAAATAGTCAATGCCGTAATGCAAGTCATAAAGGAAAAGCGTTTTATTACTTATGATCTGGGTGGGCATGCCACTACGACAGATATGGCGAATGCAGTGATTGAACATTGTGCGCGATTGAATGCCTCTTGTTTATCCAGGGATCTTAATCCCACCCCTAAAGAAAATTTAATTGAGTCTGATACTATGCGCAGCTTGCTTCAGCAATTAATAAATTGTAATTCTGCAGAAATTTCTGATGCCCTGGACGCTTGTGGAATCAAAGGCGGATTATTGAATATAAAACCGTTATCACAGGGAATGAAAATTATCGGGCCTGCTTATACTATCCAATACTTACCCAGAGAAAAAAAAGGAACGGCCTTCCATAATGCCGCAAACTATATAGACAAGGTTCCCAGACATTCGGTAATAGTCATTGACAACAATGGTCAAATTGATTGCACCGTTTGGGGTGACCTGTTAACACATACCGCATTGAGAAATAACATCATGGGCACTGTTGTGCATGGGGCAGTGAGAGATGTCGAATCAATTCGCTCAACAAACTACCCTGTTTTTTGTACAGGAATTTATATGTGCTCTGGTAAGAATCGCGTTTACAAAGCCAATGAACAATGCCCTTTATCCATTAATGGAGTTACAATAAATCCTGGCGACATTATCTTTGCTGATGACAATGGAGTCTTGGTGATCCCAAATGATCACCTTCAGGAGGTAATGAATAAAGCAATTGCCATAAGATTAACTGAGGAACGCATTAAGACAGCTATTGCATCAGGTTCCACACTTGAGCAAGCTCGAGAAGATTATTACTATGAACAACCCTGGTTAGGTATTAATAAAAAAAGAGAGTCATAG
- a CDS encoding UDP-N-acetylmuramyl peptide synthase, with translation MPVIPVEEFDGFILKLGKNNYHFCKNETPFNNSCSANIAIDKYCTSKLLEKAGIPVPKAISLNFSEFQRNLHKDKIAQLNFPLVIKPIDGSLGIGVLCNIKTWEELENHLTKYFSSYQCLIIEEFHGKLNSYRVLVFNQRILGVVQRYPATVTGDRVHPIHELIKLENLNRKRINQALGEITLDDEAQIKLQELGITENYIPSFGEQIVLCYTSNATRGGSYITINKRMCKQNRKLLLQASKVLDLQLVGIDVECSDIINIPIEQSNGVILEVNHKPSIRIHEFPMKGAPQKVTKKIMRSFITRHPWAYFYSIYSNQPTAFYVRSSILILIMGLILLAIW, from the coding sequence TTGCCAGTAATACCCGTTGAGGAATTCGATGGTTTTATACTGAAATTAGGTAAGAATAACTACCATTTTTGCAAGAATGAAACTCCTTTTAATAACAGCTGTAGTGCCAATATTGCTATTGATAAATATTGCACCTCTAAATTATTGGAAAAAGCCGGTATTCCTGTTCCCAAAGCCATTTCTTTAAATTTTAGTGAATTTCAACGGAATTTACATAAAGATAAAATTGCACAATTAAACTTTCCCTTGGTCATTAAACCAATAGATGGTTCGCTGGGAATCGGTGTTTTATGTAATATAAAAACATGGGAAGAACTGGAAAATCATTTAACAAAATATTTTTCCTCTTATCAGTGCTTAATAATAGAAGAATTCCACGGCAAACTAAACTCTTACCGCGTATTGGTATTTAATCAGCGTATTCTTGGCGTAGTGCAACGTTATCCAGCCACCGTAACTGGCGATAGGGTACACCCCATACATGAGTTAATTAAACTGGAAAATTTAAACAGAAAAAGAATCAATCAAGCCTTGGGTGAAATTACTTTAGATGACGAAGCTCAGATTAAACTTCAAGAGCTGGGCATAACAGAAAATTATATTCCCTCCTTTGGGGAACAAATTGTTTTATGCTATACAAGCAATGCGACAAGAGGTGGATCCTATATCACCATAAACAAGAGGATGTGCAAACAAAATCGTAAGTTATTGCTTCAAGCGTCCAAAGTACTCGACTTGCAACTGGTTGGGATAGATGTGGAATGTTCGGATATTATCAATATTCCTATAGAACAATCAAATGGCGTCATACTGGAAGTGAATCATAAGCCCAGTATTCGAATTCATGAGTTCCCAATGAAAGGAGCTCCTCAAAAAGTAACAAAAAAAATTATGCGTAGTTTTATAACCCGCCACCCTTGGGCCTATTTCTATTCTATCTACAGCAACCAACCTACCGCTTTTTATGTCCGTAGTTCTATTCTTATTCTCATTATGGGATTAATTCTTTTAGCTATTTGGTAA
- a CDS encoding aldolase catalytic domain-containing protein codes for MNPVSILDASLRDGGHRTNFHFKDDDLKQILLPLDNSGIEYIEIGYRNGSLHSIENIGRAGMCPQDYLLYCQSLIKKAKIAVMVHPHNVNEQDLLELKNCGVKLIRICIAKDDLVNAIPLIKLAKNLNFETSVNIIHISYYTESELDSLIEEVSKHEPDMIYFADSNGSLFPDKINNLYKKYTSRYKISFGFHAHDNLGLAQANALAAVNAGVHFIDASLAGMGKGTGNLKTEFFIAYLHANNIRKYNLEDVLTAANYVRKALKIGQEPIEMNEFIRGISDLSTADLKSYKSGNL; via the coding sequence ATGAATCCTGTATCGATTTTAGATGCCTCATTAAGAGATGGTGGACATAGAACTAATTTCCATTTTAAAGATGATGATTTAAAACAAATACTACTTCCTCTTGATAATTCGGGTATTGAATACATTGAAATTGGCTACCGTAATGGCTCTCTTCACTCTATTGAAAATATAGGGAGAGCCGGGATGTGTCCCCAAGATTATCTTCTGTATTGCCAATCTCTCATAAAAAAAGCAAAAATTGCAGTGATGGTTCATCCTCATAATGTAAACGAACAAGATCTGTTGGAGCTAAAAAATTGTGGTGTAAAATTAATAAGAATATGTATAGCAAAAGATGATCTTGTAAACGCTATCCCTTTGATTAAACTGGCTAAGAATTTGAATTTTGAAACCTCAGTGAACATTATCCATATTTCTTATTATACAGAAAGTGAACTGGATAGTTTGATTGAGGAAGTAAGCAAACACGAACCGGATATGATCTATTTTGCTGATTCTAACGGAAGCTTATTTCCTGACAAGATAAATAACCTATATAAAAAATACACCAGTCGATATAAAATTTCTTTTGGATTTCATGCTCATGATAACCTTGGTTTGGCGCAAGCCAATGCTCTTGCAGCGGTAAACGCCGGGGTTCATTTTATTGATGCCTCACTGGCAGGAATGGGCAAGGGAACAGGTAATCTAAAAACTGAGTTTTTTATCGCTTATTTGCATGCGAACAATATAAGAAAATACAATTTGGAAGATGTATTGACAGCGGCAAACTATGTAAGAAAGGCCTTGAAAATAGGCCAGGAACCTATTGAAATGAATGAATTCATAAGAGGGATTTCTGATCTGTCTACAGCAGACCTGAAAAGCTATAAATCGGGCAACCTCTAG
- the dotA gene encoding type IVB secretion system protein DotA, with amino-acid sequence MNKLAITILLGFFPALALADNGALSFAPPASDLSVVFLGNLFGVVDGVLHGTGSQIMGNMFGVFNSAVLALGGIIIMYTLMVSTMNTAHEGQMLGQKWSSIWIPLRSTFGLALLIPKASGYCMMQVFFMWVIVQGVGAADKIWEAALSYLNRGGVIIQAQADPTKSLQAAGSPSSGIAKGALIILSGQVCMLGLQKQLQAQRDLYLSQSNSPPCGGNPTPEMNTFCRTAIPDFISTVNFVKKQTDDTPKDLTKDQPSSFSLDMPNFDKSSPFYFLNGICGTVKWNNISALNSTNQSNSAGLVTVGQPGTNPSMGNNNISVTSSQLQTARLSRAIAIQQMYVTLSTVAQVMVNNDPAFSTTTSTGNSKNDFSAIAKQQFGVPYKANGEACTNYQQVCQTWGSVPSSTGSTTGVLFNGTEFLGAISDYNGIMMPTLNLIRQATSKEFDKKSRDFIAEANAKGWMMAGSYFFDLVKLNGSATEFADKFDTGTGLDGSMFDPTQLTKPFGKTCQDPYSLLCTWFQNKSDKLVQIQSLIDGVPALGQDGVKQPELSDNPQRPSVDGPLSSTVYGFVNNSMMVQLPGQPGIKPLTFANLINFKVDTSLYYMKHQDFDCGRVKILFFSFCLGRMMGDLFYNYVFRYVYNFFLAIFGEMINSIVMAFLMIPLQGMKDIFIVGVQTLTQPGVNPIVALANMGTMYINFSGTLWLTLLNMAVVSSLIPLFGIFIFALIMMAMPLLMAWIGTMVSIGFVTAYYVPVLPYMIFTFGSFAWLIAVIEAMVAAPIVALGVTHPEGNEAFGKGEFAIMILVNVFLRPSLMIIGYITAIALSYVGVWILNAGFDHAISYIQSDQGIETWQKGTSSNKVERAFQSAGNWTGAKMDTSQWDNFGSKLSGDYQSTALEGGYTGWAGVYAFFFSILIYTSMYLIIVQKAFTLIAHLPDKVLRWIGGSPESFGQETMQWGEEAKGRVEKAGEATYGAEKAIGDKLGAKGQEMLGKLGPQAKKISENAGDVSGKGKNSGGSQTGPSSKPDTGQQLGGSDSSTPTSTPPPE; translated from the coding sequence ATGAATAAATTAGCTATTACGATCCTCCTTGGCTTTTTTCCTGCGCTTGCACTGGCTGATAATGGAGCTTTAAGTTTCGCTCCCCCGGCAAGCGATTTGTCCGTTGTTTTTTTAGGTAACCTGTTTGGTGTAGTCGATGGGGTATTGCACGGAACGGGAAGCCAGATAATGGGCAATATGTTTGGTGTTTTTAACTCCGCTGTCCTTGCTCTGGGTGGTATCATTATCATGTATACCCTTATGGTTTCGACCATGAACACGGCTCATGAAGGGCAAATGCTCGGGCAAAAATGGTCTTCCATCTGGATTCCTCTTCGCTCCACTTTCGGCTTGGCTTTGTTAATACCTAAAGCATCTGGTTATTGTATGATGCAGGTATTTTTTATGTGGGTTATTGTGCAAGGCGTAGGTGCGGCCGATAAAATATGGGAAGCCGCATTGAGTTATCTCAATCGGGGTGGTGTGATAATACAAGCCCAGGCTGATCCAACCAAGAGCTTGCAGGCAGCGGGGTCTCCGTCTTCAGGTATTGCAAAAGGGGCGTTGATTATATTGTCTGGTCAAGTCTGCATGTTGGGTTTGCAAAAGCAATTACAGGCGCAAAGGGATCTTTATTTGAGTCAAAGTAATAGTCCTCCTTGTGGGGGTAATCCTACTCCTGAAATGAACACTTTTTGCCGTACAGCGATTCCTGATTTCATTAGTACAGTGAATTTTGTTAAGAAGCAAACTGATGACACTCCCAAAGATTTAACAAAAGACCAACCTAGCTCCTTTTCTCTGGATATGCCAAATTTCGATAAAAGTTCACCATTTTATTTCTTAAATGGGATTTGCGGCACAGTCAAATGGAATAATATTTCTGCTTTAAATTCAACTAATCAAAGTAACAGTGCAGGTCTTGTAACAGTAGGCCAACCGGGCACCAATCCATCCATGGGTAATAACAACATAAGTGTTACTTCTTCCCAGCTGCAAACCGCCCGATTGTCTCGCGCGATTGCCATACAGCAAATGTATGTGACTTTGTCTACTGTGGCACAGGTGATGGTTAATAATGATCCGGCATTTTCAACAACCACGTCCACCGGAAACTCAAAAAATGATTTTTCCGCTATTGCCAAGCAGCAGTTTGGGGTTCCGTATAAAGCAAACGGTGAGGCCTGCACGAATTATCAACAAGTTTGCCAAACATGGGGATCGGTACCCAGCTCCACTGGCTCTACTACGGGTGTACTGTTTAATGGCACAGAATTTTTAGGGGCGATTAGTGACTATAATGGCATTATGATGCCTACTCTGAATCTAATAAGACAAGCTACGTCCAAAGAATTTGATAAAAAATCTCGTGACTTTATCGCAGAAGCCAATGCCAAAGGATGGATGATGGCCGGATCTTACTTTTTTGATTTGGTGAAACTCAATGGAAGTGCAACAGAGTTTGCCGATAAATTTGATACAGGAACAGGTCTCGATGGGAGTATGTTTGATCCAACGCAGCTCACCAAACCCTTTGGAAAAACGTGTCAGGATCCCTATTCATTATTGTGTACCTGGTTTCAAAACAAGAGTGATAAACTGGTTCAAATCCAGTCCCTAATCGATGGCGTACCCGCTTTAGGTCAGGATGGGGTCAAGCAACCTGAGCTTAGTGATAATCCTCAACGACCGTCTGTGGATGGGCCATTGTCTTCAACAGTCTATGGATTTGTCAACAATTCCATGATGGTTCAATTGCCGGGTCAGCCGGGAATAAAACCGTTGACGTTTGCTAATCTGATTAATTTTAAAGTCGATACTTCGCTTTATTATATGAAGCACCAGGATTTTGATTGTGGCAGGGTGAAGATTTTGTTCTTCTCGTTTTGCCTTGGCCGCATGATGGGCGACTTATTTTATAACTATGTTTTCAGGTATGTGTACAACTTCTTTCTAGCCATATTTGGGGAAATGATTAATTCCATCGTCATGGCCTTTTTAATGATTCCTTTACAGGGCATGAAAGATATTTTCATAGTGGGAGTTCAAACGCTGACACAGCCTGGAGTAAATCCTATTGTCGCATTGGCTAATATGGGAACGATGTATATTAATTTTTCTGGTACTTTGTGGCTAACGCTGTTGAATATGGCAGTGGTCAGTTCATTAATACCACTTTTTGGTATCTTTATCTTTGCCTTGATTATGATGGCTATGCCTTTGTTGATGGCATGGATAGGGACCATGGTATCCATAGGATTTGTTACAGCATATTACGTACCCGTTTTACCTTATATGATTTTTACTTTTGGATCATTTGCCTGGCTGATAGCTGTTATAGAAGCTATGGTGGCAGCACCTATTGTCGCATTGGGCGTTACACATCCAGAAGGGAATGAGGCTTTTGGTAAAGGTGAATTCGCTATTATGATTTTGGTGAATGTCTTTTTAAGACCTTCTCTGATGATAATAGGATATATTACAGCGATTGCCTTGTCCTATGTTGGCGTATGGATTTTGAATGCCGGATTTGATCATGCCATTTCCTACATTCAATCAGATCAAGGAATTGAAACATGGCAAAAAGGCACCAGTTCAAATAAAGTAGAGAGAGCTTTCCAGAGCGCCGGGAACTGGACTGGAGCAAAGATGGATACATCGCAATGGGATAATTTTGGATCCAAATTGAGCGGTGATTATCAATCAACTGCATTAGAAGGTGGGTATACAGGCTGGGCAGGAGTATATGCTTTCTTCTTCTCCATCTTAATTTATACCAGTATGTATTTAATTATTGTACAAAAAGCCTTTACATTGATTGCTCACCTGCCAGATAAAGTGCTGAGATGGATAGGTGGTAGTCCGGAATCTTTCGGTCAAGAAACAATGCAATGGGGTGAGGAAGCCAAAGGTAGAGTTGAGAAAGCAGGCGAAGCTACTTATGGGGCTGAGAAAGCTATTGGCGACAAACTGGGGGCTAAAGGGCAAGAGATGCTTGGCAAACTGGGGCCTCAAGCTAAAAAGATTTCGGAAAATGCGGGTGATGTTTCAGGGAAAGGTAAGAACAGTGGAGGCAGCCAGACTGGACCAAGTTCGAAACCGGATACAGGCCAACAACTGGGCGGTTCTGATAGTAGTACCCCAACCAGTACCCCACCTCCCGAATAA
- a CDS encoding NAD(P)-dependent oxidoreductase — translation MKPSVYLTNQFLDPIIPMLIPDWNIIHGWKMASGMDSSQVVALATTVWDQIDHSFLMQFPNLKIISHLGIGTDNIDINFLKQNHILLHSQPNAGVHDTAELAIALLLTLTRRIILNDRYTRNNEWVEKRPRFLGNHLLGKQLGLVGFGQIGEKIAQFAEPFGLKIAYTARSQKSSPYLYCPTAASLASISDFLIICCSGGIETQHLINKQVLDNLGAEGYLINVARGSIVDQNALIDALQDHAIAGAALDVYQYEPEVPLALRQLDNVVLSPHMGSSTKENLNQMFQLQAKHLNQYLNEFLRKKESYHPLFEEG, via the coding sequence ATGAAGCCATCTGTTTACCTGACCAACCAATTTCTAGACCCAATCATTCCTATGCTGATTCCTGATTGGAACATTATTCATGGTTGGAAAATGGCTTCGGGAATGGATTCATCCCAGGTTGTGGCTTTGGCCACAACGGTATGGGATCAAATTGACCATTCGTTTTTAATGCAATTTCCTAACTTAAAAATTATTAGCCACCTGGGAATAGGAACGGACAATATTGATATTAATTTTTTAAAACAAAATCATATTCTTCTCCATTCACAACCTAATGCGGGTGTTCATGATACAGCAGAACTTGCAATTGCTTTATTGTTAACACTGACGCGGAGGATAATTCTAAATGATCGTTATACCCGAAATAATGAATGGGTTGAGAAAAGGCCACGTTTTCTTGGCAATCATTTATTAGGAAAGCAATTGGGATTGGTTGGATTCGGTCAAATTGGTGAAAAGATAGCGCAATTTGCAGAGCCTTTCGGGTTAAAAATTGCTTATACGGCCCGAAGTCAAAAAAGTAGCCCTTACTTGTATTGTCCAACTGCCGCAAGTTTAGCATCGATTAGTGATTTTTTAATCATTTGTTGTTCCGGTGGTATTGAAACACAACATTTAATTAACAAACAGGTTTTAGATAATTTAGGGGCAGAAGGATATTTGATTAATGTTGCTCGAGGGAGCATTGTGGATCAAAATGCGCTGATTGATGCTTTGCAAGACCATGCAATCGCTGGTGCCGCATTGGATGTATACCAGTATGAGCCAGAAGTTCCTTTGGCTTTAAGGCAGCTTGATAATGTCGTCTTATCACCGCATATGGGCAGCTCAACTAAAGAAAATTTAAACCAGATGTTTCAATTACAGGCAAAACACTTAAACCAATATTTAAATGAATTTTTAAGGAAAAAAGAATCCTATCACCCTCTTTTTGAAGAGGGATGA